The following proteins are co-located in the Leptospira weilii genome:
- a CDS encoding RecQ family ATP-dependent DNA helicase: MNSEQNNHILNLESSLKEIWGMSRFRTGQKESIESVLSGKDTLVILPTGGGKSLIYQLPAVLDRSSLTLVISPLIALMKDQVDSLKAKGIAAEYCNSTQDDLEQLRILSRASTGKIRILYLSPEKALSRQVFEILPKLSLGRIAVDEAHCVSQWGHDFRPEYRKLYELRDKYQRQIPIVALTATATPKVIQDISNSLGLKNPTLIKGSFYRENLNFSVRFPQNETSKENELLKLLIRGNFQKTESGKAIIYCATRQKVESTYNFLKKNGFKVGKYHAGRTDSSREKTQNGYNIGKTNVLVATNAFGMGLDNPDVRLVVHFQIPASLESYYQEAGRAGRDGKSSNCILFYHPSDLVTQNFIIGKENNRKGGETLLSFVKEYAISDRCRQQILCSYFGEEIKSCKTCDICSEKESSNISFPNGRDQFLEREKAKKQKQEERERYDFSEDELETIEQVLEQIPGKFGKRMIAGVLRGSRSNEILRKKLDRIVGYGSLRSIPEEAILKTLDEWIATKKVKIVGDKYPKLILSSTVIVKTPRKKKEPDIGGEKKTLSAKNVVQELKNFRDREARRRKWKKFMVLQNPVIVQIAKLMPSTPEELSLVKGMGSAKVEKFGNDILKILEKWK; this comes from the coding sequence ATGAATTCGGAACAAAACAATCATATTCTAAATTTAGAATCCTCTCTTAAGGAAATTTGGGGAATGTCCCGGTTTCGAACCGGTCAAAAGGAATCGATCGAATCCGTTCTAAGCGGGAAAGATACGTTAGTTATTCTTCCCACCGGGGGAGGAAAATCGCTCATCTATCAGCTTCCCGCGGTTTTAGACCGATCTTCTTTGACGCTTGTAATTTCCCCTTTAATCGCATTGATGAAAGATCAAGTGGATTCTCTCAAAGCGAAGGGAATCGCCGCGGAATATTGCAATTCAACTCAAGACGATCTGGAGCAGCTTAGAATCCTAAGCAGAGCGAGCACAGGTAAAATTCGAATTTTATACCTCTCTCCGGAAAAAGCTCTGAGCAGACAGGTGTTCGAAATTCTTCCGAAACTTTCTCTGGGTAGGATCGCCGTCGACGAAGCGCATTGCGTATCCCAATGGGGACACGATTTCAGACCGGAATATCGAAAACTCTACGAACTTAGGGATAAATATCAACGCCAGATACCGATCGTAGCGTTAACCGCCACTGCGACTCCCAAAGTCATCCAAGACATATCCAACTCTCTAGGACTCAAAAACCCCACTTTGATCAAAGGGAGTTTTTACAGGGAAAATCTCAACTTCTCGGTGCGATTCCCTCAAAATGAAACTTCCAAGGAAAACGAGCTCTTAAAACTTTTAATCCGAGGAAATTTTCAAAAAACCGAAAGCGGGAAAGCAATTATTTACTGCGCAACCAGACAAAAGGTGGAATCAACCTACAATTTCCTAAAGAAGAACGGGTTTAAAGTCGGTAAATATCACGCGGGCAGAACCGATTCGAGCCGGGAAAAAACTCAAAACGGGTATAATATCGGAAAAACGAACGTACTTGTAGCGACTAACGCGTTCGGTATGGGTTTGGACAATCCGGACGTTCGTTTGGTTGTTCATTTTCAAATCCCCGCGTCTTTGGAAAGCTATTACCAAGAAGCGGGAAGAGCCGGAAGGGACGGAAAGTCTTCGAACTGTATTCTTTTTTACCATCCCTCCGATCTGGTAACTCAGAATTTCATTATCGGAAAAGAAAATAATCGGAAAGGAGGGGAAACGTTACTCTCCTTTGTAAAAGAATATGCGATCTCCGACCGATGCAGGCAACAAATTCTTTGTTCTTACTTCGGCGAAGAAATCAAATCCTGTAAAACCTGCGATATCTGCTCGGAAAAAGAATCTTCGAATATCTCATTCCCTAACGGAAGGGATCAATTCCTCGAAAGAGAAAAGGCTAAAAAACAAAAACAAGAAGAAAGAGAAAGATACGATTTTTCCGAAGACGAATTGGAAACGATAGAACAAGTTTTAGAACAGATTCCCGGTAAATTCGGTAAAAGAATGATCGCCGGAGTTCTGCGAGGTTCCAGATCAAACGAAATCTTGAGAAAAAAACTAGATCGCATAGTCGGATACGGTTCCTTACGCTCGATTCCGGAGGAAGCGATTTTAAAAACTTTGGACGAATGGATTGCGACAAAAAAAGTAAAAATCGTAGGAGACAAATATCCGAAACTTATCCTTTCATCAACCGTTATCGTTAAAACTCCGAGAAAGAAAAAAGAGCCGGATATTGGCGGAGAAAAGAAAACCCTTTCCGCGAAAAACGTTGTCCAAGAACTGAAAAACTTTCGCGATAGAGAAGCCAGAAGAAGGAAATGGAAGAAGTTTATGGTGCTTCAAAATCCGGTGATCGTTCAAATCGCAAAATTAATGCCGTCCACTCCGGAAGAGTTATCTCTCGTTAAAGGGATGGGTTCCGCTAAAGTTGAAAAATTCGGGAACGATATTTTGAAAATTTTAGAAAAATGGAAATGA
- a CDS encoding tetratricopeptide repeat protein: MSFPALIRSAIQRENQREFTKAFNLYKEALSFTANPKTILKIRNRQAWCQYHIGNTRETLSLFHEIITKYPNEPGSYLYYSNYLIKISNFKQAKKILTKGIDLYPDQLELYLTLASLLKDTDRSNEAIAVLKQALAQEKLSRGRGILRKDIWAELGHLYYQRGNYNSALVSLKTSMRMDSDENFLHYDMIAQCYLKVSDHKNALKFIDLYVQYFGESDSDILIIKARAHAQLGESHLACASLLQAYSMENGLKLNAEDMIDFAPLLQTGFFDTLENVEIEEP; this comes from the coding sequence GTGAGTTTCCCCGCACTGATCAGATCCGCGATTCAGAGGGAGAATCAAAGAGAATTCACCAAAGCCTTCAATCTCTACAAAGAAGCCCTCTCGTTTACCGCTAATCCCAAAACGATTCTTAAAATTCGTAATCGTCAAGCCTGGTGTCAGTATCATATTGGAAACACTCGGGAGACCTTAAGTCTCTTTCACGAAATCATCACCAAGTATCCGAACGAGCCCGGAAGTTATTTATATTATTCCAACTATCTCATCAAAATCAGCAATTTCAAACAGGCTAAGAAGATTCTTACAAAGGGAATCGATCTCTACCCGGATCAATTGGAACTTTATCTGACTTTGGCTTCTCTTTTGAAAGATACAGATCGATCCAATGAGGCGATTGCCGTTTTGAAACAGGCCTTGGCTCAAGAAAAACTTTCAAGAGGAAGAGGAATTCTTCGCAAAGACATCTGGGCGGAACTAGGGCACCTTTATTATCAAAGAGGAAATTACAACTCCGCATTGGTTTCCCTCAAAACGTCGATGCGTATGGATAGCGACGAGAACTTTCTTCATTACGATATGATCGCTCAGTGTTATTTGAAGGTTTCTGATCATAAAAATGCCCTTAAGTTCATCGATTTATATGTTCAATATTTTGGAGAATCCGATTCAGACATTCTAATTATCAAAGCGCGAGCGCACGCTCAGCTTGGTGAAAGTCATTTAGCCTGCGCATCCTTATTACAGGCGTATTCCATGGAAAACGGTCTCAAACTGAACGCGGAAGACATGATCGATTTCGCCCCTTTGCTTCAAACCGGTTTTTTCGATACATTAGAAAATGTTGAAATAGAAGAGCCTTAA
- a CDS encoding LIC10647 family lipoprotein, with translation MSLSDDQKSRVLISKRIAILSVWVCCAVHSSCRTLESFFETVILTGGVDSTELNFFTKYTPLENLIRTNAGFKTPKNNDLPINHDPPKSVPFYTVDSIPRRLPGFPFTGYFKFLNYVAYGFTITSPRSFRGNLLNFPDDGRIYSNPIEQTLYGLYPLSDPFARKAEYLYMDYQFYGTLYLGFLEFQNWNLGVGINLGYSIYDFDILERGFRVSTTRNQTRGIAGFKVLYEYNIGRFFEDTIFYNLYLYLELSSIGNREYDNRDLLRIGNFGKTPITQTIPTSNGEGYHDLYLTMNTFRIGIRKEIQLSRLTSDDLLRKESGPGVESAPPKPTEPVPPKI, from the coding sequence ATGAGCCTTTCAGACGATCAGAAATCGAGAGTATTGATATCGAAAAGAATTGCCATTTTATCGGTATGGGTCTGTTGCGCAGTCCATTCCTCTTGTCGAACCCTCGAATCTTTTTTTGAAACCGTGATTCTTACCGGAGGAGTAGATTCCACCGAATTGAATTTTTTTACGAAATACACTCCGTTGGAAAACCTAATTCGAACGAACGCTGGTTTTAAAACGCCGAAAAATAATGACCTCCCGATCAATCATGATCCTCCGAAATCGGTACCTTTCTATACGGTCGATTCCATTCCGAGAAGACTGCCCGGCTTTCCTTTTACGGGCTATTTTAAATTTTTGAACTACGTCGCTTATGGCTTTACGATCACATCTCCCAGAAGCTTTCGAGGAAATCTTCTCAACTTTCCGGACGACGGAAGAATCTATTCAAATCCGATAGAACAAACCTTATACGGATTATATCCCCTTTCCGACCCTTTTGCCAGAAAAGCGGAATACTTATACATGGATTACCAATTCTATGGAACTCTCTATCTAGGATTTTTGGAATTTCAAAATTGGAATTTAGGAGTAGGAATCAACCTCGGTTATAGTATCTACGATTTTGATATTCTGGAAAGGGGTTTCAGAGTTTCCACCACACGAAACCAGACAAGGGGTATCGCGGGATTCAAAGTATTATACGAATATAATATTGGTCGATTTTTTGAAGATACCATTTTCTATAATTTGTATCTGTACCTGGAATTATCAAGTATCGGAAATAGAGAATACGATAATCGGGACCTACTCCGTATTGGAAACTTTGGTAAGACTCCGATCACTCAGACAATACCCACTTCCAACGGGGAAGGTTATCACGATCTTTACCTAACAATGAACACTTTCCGAATTGGAATTCGAAAAGAAATTCAATTATCCAGACTGACATCGGATGATTTACTGCGTAAAGAAAGCGGTCCCGGTGTAGAATCCGCTCCTCCGAAACCAACGGAACCCGTGCCCCCGAAAATCTAA
- a CDS encoding transcriptional regulator, which yields MENKDLQEEFEELMSLFLFEEAGLEENKRLNEIITLYPEFEKRYHNYVKMQTGLKQHKLVLEEILSEPSTPKTRLFQRSFRNQFLVIAAIISLVISLSVIFKMEMFRKTEMIPMEVTGACNPETLRHDWIRPDQNSFCEVKINGEQGLVHFRIFPNSEVRILKLTETAREVATSGYGLSIFLQKGNLLLNETLTNNTTSQTKIYLNGTAIQLNGTKVWIESAENRYKVNVWDGSVRIRSGIKYLLPFLLDPKKEELIEHSLNKQTGSNSGQRTELEEVWTDTSSEDISNSYFEIKPLNLSGSREESLFKTLKENRLDIKNEQENLNILKEIQRQIIKNVSQKKQAPLNESYIKDLENISNHLGNSEPIKLPEIEEKQEPIERKTSTATNTEGNQEKPLRLGNKTIQLKDGTILKGNLIQYGNQYILEENGKKRIIESANIESISF from the coding sequence ATGGAAAACAAAGACCTACAAGAAGAATTCGAAGAATTGATGTCCTTGTTTCTTTTTGAAGAAGCCGGGTTGGAAGAAAACAAAAGACTAAACGAAATCATAACTCTTTATCCGGAATTTGAAAAGAGATACCACAACTACGTGAAAATGCAAACGGGTTTAAAACAACATAAACTCGTTCTCGAGGAGATTCTCTCAGAACCCTCAACCCCTAAAACGCGTCTATTTCAAAGAAGCTTTAGAAATCAATTTCTGGTCATCGCCGCGATTATTTCCTTAGTTATTTCCTTATCCGTGATCTTTAAAATGGAAATGTTCCGTAAAACCGAGATGATCCCTATGGAAGTTACAGGCGCTTGTAATCCGGAAACTTTACGTCATGATTGGATTCGCCCCGATCAAAATTCTTTTTGCGAAGTGAAAATCAACGGAGAACAAGGTCTCGTTCATTTTAGAATTTTTCCGAATTCGGAAGTTCGCATTTTAAAACTGACCGAAACCGCTCGGGAAGTGGCTACGTCAGGTTACGGTCTGTCCATTTTTTTGCAAAAAGGAAATCTTTTGTTAAACGAAACGTTAACGAATAATACGACATCTCAAACTAAGATTTATCTCAACGGAACCGCAATCCAACTAAATGGGACCAAAGTATGGATAGAAAGTGCGGAAAATCGTTACAAAGTGAATGTGTGGGACGGCTCCGTGCGGATCCGTTCTGGAATCAAATACCTACTTCCGTTCTTGCTGGATCCTAAAAAGGAAGAATTGATAGAACATTCTTTGAATAAACAAACGGGTTCAAACTCCGGACAAAGGACCGAGTTGGAAGAAGTATGGACGGACACTTCTTCGGAAGATATCTCTAACTCTTATTTTGAAATAAAACCTTTAAATCTGTCGGGAAGTCGGGAAGAAAGTTTATTCAAAACTTTGAAAGAAAATCGGCTTGATATAAAAAACGAACAAGAAAATTTGAATATTCTAAAAGAGATTCAACGACAAATCATAAAAAACGTCTCGCAAAAAAAGCAAGCCCCTTTGAACGAGTCTTACATCAAAGATCTAGAAAATATTTCGAATCATCTTGGAAATTCTGAACCTATAAAACTTCCGGAGATAGAAGAAAAACAGGAACCGATCGAAAGAAAAACTTCGACCGCTACAAATACCGAGGGCAATCAAGAAAAACCTTTACGTTTAGGAAATAAAACGATTCAACTCAAAGACGGAACGATACTTAAAGGAAATTTAATACAGTACGGAAACCAATATATCTTGGAAGAAAACGGAAAAAAAAGAATCATCGAATCCGCAAATATAGAATCGATTTCATTTTGA
- the sph gene encoding sphingomyelin phosphodiesterase, whose protein sequence is MRIRKYTKVRLLVNCCLLLFFLIDCKADRRSLYNDLLMPLIYISDNKSIGSTNSDLTGSDSTSSSPADVISSNSISSNSIPENSISENSISENSISENSISENSISENSISENSISENSISENSISENSISENSISENSISENSISENSISENSISENSISENSISENSISENMGIKILSHNVFLLPKMLPGWGNWGQNERAQRIVSSNYIQNQDVIVFDEAFDTDSRKILLEGVRSEYPYQTDVIGRTKKGWDATLGLYRFDAFTNGGVVIVSKWPIEEKIQHIFKEKGCGADFFSNKGFAYVRINKNGKKFHIIGTHVQAQDSSCANLGIVSRMNQFSEIRSFIDSKKIPKDEMVLIAGDLNVIKGSREYYWMLYTLNVNNPRYVGVPFTWDTKTNEITAFYYEKEEPVYLDYILVSKSHFQPPVWQNLAYDPISAKTWTVGGYTSDEFSDHYPVYGFIYADSSTPTKSGRKRKYDRVSFVSAATGRRIQASSKKSNAWLKVNATTETDLTKFNLVQTNDPDSNPSCMKSGPIRVESSHSLNYFWNWWLGGGKGNYAYYSKFNDGSNRIQIINLDGGCLRDGSRIAFKDYDTISKRRYFLTAWEGGKWDKYFYLWKDELGPRETFYLKLDSSPEMDWSKNLIYR, encoded by the coding sequence ATGAGAATAAGAAAATATACAAAAGTGAGGCTTCTTGTAAATTGTTGTCTCTTATTGTTTTTTCTAATAGATTGTAAGGCCGATAGGCGATCATTGTATAACGATTTGCTTATGCCTTTGATCTACATTTCGGATAATAAGAGCATTGGTTCTACGAATTCTGATTTAACGGGTTCTGACTCTACAAGTTCCAGTCCCGCAGATGTTATTTCCTCGAATTCCATTTCCTCGAATTCCATTCCCGAGAATTCTATTTCTGAGAATTCTATTTCTGAGAATTCTATTTCCGAAAATTCTATTTCTGAGAATTCTATTTCTGAGAATTCTATTTCTGAGAATTCTATTTCTGAGAATTCTATTTCTGAGAATTCTATTTCCGAAAATTCTATTTCTGAGAATTCTATTTCTGAGAATTCTATTTCTGAGAATTCTATTTCTGAGAATTCTATTTCTGAGAATTCTATTTCTGAGAATTCTATTTCTGAGAATTCTATTTCTGAGAATTCTATTTCTGAGAATATGGGAATTAAAATTCTAAGTCACAACGTTTTTCTGTTGCCGAAAATGCTTCCAGGCTGGGGAAATTGGGGGCAAAACGAAAGAGCACAACGCATCGTGAGTTCTAATTATATTCAAAATCAAGACGTCATTGTGTTCGATGAAGCTTTTGATACGGACTCAAGGAAAATTCTTTTGGAGGGAGTTCGTTCGGAATATCCGTATCAAACCGATGTGATCGGAAGAACCAAAAAAGGTTGGGACGCTACTTTGGGTCTGTACAGATTCGATGCGTTCACTAACGGAGGAGTCGTTATCGTAAGTAAATGGCCCATTGAAGAGAAGATACAACATATCTTTAAAGAGAAAGGATGCGGTGCAGATTTTTTTTCTAATAAAGGATTTGCTTATGTGAGAATCAATAAAAACGGAAAAAAATTCCATATCATTGGAACTCATGTACAAGCACAAGACTCCTCGTGTGCGAACTTAGGAATCGTCTCAAGAATGAATCAATTCAGCGAAATCAGGAGTTTTATCGATTCAAAAAAAATTCCGAAGGACGAAATGGTTCTGATCGCGGGAGATTTGAATGTAATCAAAGGTAGTAGAGAATATTATTGGATGCTTTATACATTGAACGTAAACAATCCTAGGTATGTGGGAGTTCCTTTTACGTGGGATACAAAAACCAACGAAATTACCGCTTTTTATTATGAGAAAGAGGAGCCCGTATATTTGGATTATATACTTGTTTCAAAATCACATTTCCAACCTCCGGTTTGGCAGAATTTAGCTTACGATCCGATCTCTGCAAAAACTTGGACCGTAGGGGGATATACGAGTGATGAATTTTCCGATCACTATCCCGTTTACGGTTTTATATATGCGGATTCGTCCACCCCTACGAAGTCCGGACGTAAAAGAAAATACGATCGAGTTTCCTTTGTATCCGCGGCCACCGGAAGAAGAATTCAAGCCAGTTCTAAAAAATCGAACGCATGGTTGAAAGTGAATGCCACGACAGAAACCGACTTAACAAAATTCAATTTAGTGCAGACTAACGATCCCGATTCGAATCCCTCCTGTATGAAAAGCGGACCTATTCGGGTTGAATCTTCTCATTCTTTAAATTACTTTTGGAATTGGTGGCTCGGCGGAGGGAAAGGTAACTACGCGTACTATTCCAAGTTCAATGACGGGTCGAATCGAATCCAAATCATAAACTTAGACGGAGGGTGTTTGCGAGACGGGAGTCGAATCGCATTCAAGGATTATGATACTATTTCAAAGAGACGATATTTTCTCACCGCTTGGGAAGGTGGTAAGTGGGATAAATATTTCTATCTTTGGAAGGACGAGCTAGGCCCGAGAGAAACTTTTTATCTTAAGTTAGATTCCTCTCCCGAAATGGATTGGAGTAAGAATCTAATTTATCGTTGA
- the mnmC gene encoding bifunctional tRNA (5-methylaminomethyl-2-thiouridine)(34)-methyltransferase MnmD/FAD-dependent 5-carboxymethylaminomethyl-2-thiouridine(34) oxidoreductase MnmC, with translation MLSWKNNHTPVSDRFEDIYFSPENGLEETKHVFIGGNDLPNRWKNSNIQNSFCILELGFGTGLNFFTTWKEYLKQKNRFRLHFISVEKFPLSREEISKAISAFSELGEIKEEFLSSYQDLIPGMNYFRFLEGKIHLTLFLGDVADALCEISGKVDAIFLDGFAPSKNPEMWEESVLRNLKNVSKPETTFSTFTVARNVRDSLSSAGFTLEKRPGFGRKREMLTGKYSNPASETKESIPKEKPWCKRSDPESQIKTAAIVGAGIAGSTLAYSLSKRGIQVFLIDPSGIANETSGIPVAISHPHLTKTPGSVSLFTLRAFRYALSFLSSFADKDQFGKVGLFHGVTEEASLERFQKSIENHRLTEEIASWKPNDSDFHENNRFIKELGVFFENGFWTRPGSIARKCADQPRIKSIRATANSFERTGTFWKLGLKESDQKILADSIIFCNSYLIGKLVSSLFEGEEIFPINKVRGQLISLKETENSSPVSNILCAEHYLTPSVQEEHILGSTFDEFDLNPEPRKKDTDLLLQYVQTKYPTLKFDSNCVLSEKTGFRAQTPDRFPIIGPIFDPKVFRETYKEIDLPRNQRKTFPNLKTIPGLYVFGGLGSRGVLSSFLGAEILASLILGEPAPVEFSILESLHPARFLYRRIRK, from the coding sequence ATGTTATCATGGAAAAACAATCACACTCCCGTATCGGATCGATTCGAGGATATTTACTTTTCCCCCGAAAACGGCTTGGAAGAAACCAAACACGTTTTTATCGGAGGAAACGATCTTCCCAATCGTTGGAAAAATTCGAATATTCAAAATTCGTTTTGTATTTTGGAACTAGGCTTCGGAACCGGGCTTAATTTTTTTACGACTTGGAAAGAATATTTAAAACAAAAAAATCGGTTTCGGCTTCATTTTATATCGGTTGAAAAATTCCCTCTCAGTCGGGAAGAAATCTCAAAAGCCATTTCCGCGTTTTCCGAATTGGGGGAAATCAAAGAGGAATTTTTATCCTCTTATCAAGATCTTATTCCAGGAATGAACTACTTCCGATTTTTAGAAGGAAAAATCCACCTAACTCTCTTTTTAGGAGACGTTGCGGACGCGTTATGCGAAATTTCCGGAAAAGTGGACGCGATTTTTTTGGACGGTTTTGCTCCTTCTAAAAATCCGGAGATGTGGGAAGAATCGGTTCTGAGAAACTTAAAAAACGTTTCCAAACCCGAAACCACTTTTTCCACTTTCACCGTCGCGAGAAACGTCCGGGATTCTTTATCCTCCGCTGGCTTTACGCTGGAAAAACGTCCCGGTTTCGGAAGGAAAAGGGAAATGTTGACCGGAAAATATTCGAATCCCGCTTCTGAAACGAAAGAATCGATTCCGAAAGAAAAACCCTGGTGCAAACGTTCCGATCCTGAATCACAAATCAAAACCGCGGCGATCGTCGGAGCCGGAATCGCAGGTTCGACGCTTGCTTATTCTCTGTCAAAACGAGGGATTCAAGTTTTCCTAATCGACCCGTCCGGAATCGCAAACGAAACCTCCGGGATCCCGGTAGCGATTTCCCATCCCCATCTCACGAAAACTCCGGGATCGGTCAGTTTGTTCACGTTACGCGCATTTCGATATGCGCTTTCCTTTCTTTCCTCATTTGCCGACAAAGATCAATTTGGAAAAGTCGGATTGTTTCACGGCGTAACAGAGGAGGCGAGTCTCGAAAGATTCCAAAAGAGCATAGAAAACCACAGACTTACCGAAGAAATCGCCTCCTGGAAACCGAACGACTCCGACTTCCATGAAAACAACCGATTTATCAAAGAACTAGGAGTTTTTTTCGAAAACGGTTTCTGGACCCGACCCGGATCTATCGCAAGAAAATGCGCCGATCAGCCTCGAATCAAATCGATACGAGCTACGGCGAATTCCTTCGAACGAACCGGGACTTTCTGGAAACTCGGTTTGAAAGAATCGGACCAAAAAATACTTGCAGATTCTATTATATTCTGTAATTCTTATTTGATTGGAAAACTAGTATCGTCTCTGTTCGAAGGAGAGGAGATATTTCCGATAAACAAAGTCCGGGGACAACTTATATCCTTAAAAGAAACAGAAAATTCCTCTCCTGTTTCGAACATTCTTTGTGCGGAACACTATTTGACACCTTCCGTTCAAGAAGAACACATTCTAGGTTCCACATTCGACGAATTCGACTTGAACCCGGAACCTCGAAAAAAGGATACGGACTTGCTTCTGCAATACGTTCAAACCAAATACCCCACTCTAAAATTCGATTCGAACTGCGTTCTTTCCGAAAAAACGGGATTCCGGGCCCAAACTCCGGACCGGTTTCCGATCATTGGTCCGATCTTCGATCCGAAAGTATTTCGGGAAACTTACAAAGAAATCGATTTACCTCGAAATCAGCGCAAAACGTTTCCAAATCTCAAAACGATCCCGGGCTTATACGTTTTCGGAGGTTTGGGTTCGAGGGGGGTTTTGAGTTCTTTTTTAGGTGCGGAGATTCTTGCGTCTTTAATACTGGGAGAACCCGCTCCCGTCGAATTCTCTATCTTGGAATCGTTGCATCCGGCTCGATTCCTCTATCGAAGAATTCGTAAGTAG
- a CDS encoding crotonase/enoyl-CoA hydratase family protein, with translation MKAHFEFFEIVVRPEDKTAVLYLNRPEKRNAMDWPFWRDLPNAIEEINANSDIHSFVIAARGKSFSIGLDLDSFIQQFGNLIQAPLGSDRRKFFDLILKMQKGINAVYDSPKPSIAAVQKHCIGGGLDLISACDIRYATIDASISLREAKVAIVADMGSINRLPSIIGQGHTRELALTGKDIDGIEAERIGLVNKIFQTQEEMMEVALATAKEIAENPKIVVSGVKDVMRYSEGKPLEAGLNYVALWNSSFLDSADFRKAVQSFRERKRPVYNQD, from the coding sequence ATGAAAGCCCATTTTGAATTTTTTGAAATTGTCGTAAGACCCGAAGATAAAACCGCCGTTCTTTATCTCAATCGCCCTGAAAAAAGAAACGCAATGGATTGGCCTTTCTGGAGGGATTTGCCGAATGCGATTGAGGAGATCAATGCGAATTCTGATATTCACTCGTTTGTAATCGCCGCAAGAGGAAAATCCTTTTCCATTGGTTTGGATTTGGATTCTTTTATCCAACAATTTGGCAATTTGATCCAAGCTCCCTTAGGTAGTGACCGTAGAAAATTCTTCGATCTCATTCTTAAAATGCAAAAAGGAATCAACGCCGTTTACGATTCACCAAAACCGTCCATTGCCGCAGTTCAAAAACATTGTATTGGCGGTGGGTTGGATTTGATTTCCGCGTGTGATATTCGTTATGCTACGATAGACGCGTCGATTTCTCTCAGGGAAGCAAAAGTTGCGATTGTTGCCGATATGGGTTCGATCAACAGACTTCCCTCTATCATTGGACAAGGTCATACGCGAGAATTGGCTTTAACCGGGAAAGATATCGACGGAATCGAGGCGGAGAGAATCGGGCTCGTAAATAAGATTTTTCAGACCCAAGAAGAAATGATGGAAGTCGCTCTTGCAACAGCAAAAGAGATAGCCGAAAATCCTAAAATCGTAGTGTCCGGCGTGAAGGATGTGATGAGATATTCTGAAGGAAAACCGTTGGAAGCCGGTCTGAATTATGTTGCACTTTGGAATTCGAGTTTTCTCGATTCCGCGGATTTTAGAAAAGCGGTACAATCTTTCCGGGAACGCAAACGTCCCGTTTACAATCAAGACTGA